A DNA window from Ctenopharyngodon idella isolate HZGC_01 chromosome 10, HZGC01, whole genome shotgun sequence contains the following coding sequences:
- the gmcl1 gene encoding germ cell-less protein-like 1, whose amino-acid sequence MGSLGSRFQSSPRGPEEAVERQCAGNRHSCECRKRKRSSRCECDSEPEEEDSQLDTPRRKKLKSTSKYIYQTLFLNGENSDIQIRALGQEWNLHKIYLCQSGYFSSMFSGSWKESNMMVIELEIPDQNIDTEALQVVFGSLYRDDVLIKPSRVVNILAAACMLQLDGLIQQCGETMKENVNVKTVCSYYNSATMYGLDSVMKKCLEWLLNNLMTHQNVDLMKELGVEIMEQLIQSSDLFVMQVEMDVYTALKKWMFLQLNPSWDGPIKQLLVDADAWLCKRRSEAGEEEPFLNTDDGMPFVPVFRLIRLQYIINDLASARMLERDNILPPEWLSTVYKQQWFAMLRTEHDNDNGPQEANKEEFELNSMRCGRKLTKDGDYCWRWTGFNYGFDLLVTYTNRFIIFKRNTLSQPCGGAVSLQPRRHLAYRLRLASFDGSGKVVCSRSTGYQLVTLEKDQEYVVMNLDSRLLSFPLYVCCNFLYTSPSNERRGDTPEPESSIARSGS is encoded by the exons ATGGGTTCACTTGGGAGCCGCTTTCAGTCGTCGCCCCGGGGCCCAGAAGAGGCTGTGGAGAGGCAGTGTGCTGGAAACAGACACAGCTGTGAGTGCAGGAAGAGGAAACGCAGCTCACGGTGTGAGTGTGACAGCGAGCCGGAGGAAGAGGACAGCCAGCTGGACACGCCACGCAG GAAGAAGTTGAAAAGCACCTCTAAGTACATCTACCAGACACTATTCCTGAAtggagaaaacagtgacatCCAGATCCGCGCCCTGGGGCAGGAGTGGAACCTTCATAAAATTTATCTGTGTCAG TCTGGCTATTTCTCCAGCATGTTCAGTGGATCCTGGAAGGAGTctaacatgatggttattgagCTTGAGATCCCAGACCAGAATATTGACACTGAGG CCCTGCAAGTGGTGTTCGGGTCACTCTACAGGGATGACGTGTTGATCAAACCAAGTCGGGTTGTTAATATTCTCGCTGCTGCTTGTATGCTTCAGCTG GATGGATTAATCCAGCAGTGTGGAGAGACCATGAAGGAGAACGTGAATGTGAAGACCGTGTGCAGCTATTATAACTCGGCCACCATGTACGGCTTGGACTCCGTCATGAAGAA GTGTTTAGAGTGGCTCCTCAATAACCTCATGACGCATCAGAATGTGGACCTAATGAAGGAGCTCGG ggtgGAAATTATGGAACAGCTTATTCAGTCCTCTGATCTGTTCGTAATGCAAGTGGAGATGGATGTCTACACAGCACTGAAAAAA TGGATGTTCTTGCAGCTTAATCCATCCTGGGATGGTCCTATCAAACAACTTCTGGTCGATGCAGATGCCTGGCTGTGTAAACGAAGAAGTG AGGCTGGAGAAGAGGAGCCCTTTCTGAACACAGATGATGGGATGCCCTTCGTCCCCGTTTTCAGACTCATCCGCTTGCAGTACATCATTAATGACCTGGCCTCTGCCCGCATGCTGGAACGAGACAACATCCTACCGCCTG AGTGGCTGAGCACAGTGTACAAACAGCAGTGGTTTGCCATGCTGAGGACAGAACATGATAATGATAACGG ACCACAAGAGGCCAATAAAGAGGAGTTTGAGCTGAACAGCATGCGCTGTGGACGAAAACTGACCAAAGATGGAGAT TACTGTTGGCGATGGACGGGGTTCAATTATGGCTTTGACCTGCTGGTGACTTACACCAATCGCTTCATAATCTTTAAGAGAAACACCCTCAGTCAGCCATGTGGGGGCGCTGTCAGCTTACAGCCACGACGCCACCTTGCGTACCG attgCGCCTTGCTTCCTTTGATGGCAGTGGAAAAGTGGTTTGCAGCCGGTCAACTGGCTACCAGCTTGTTACCCTCGAAAAGGACCAG GAATATGTGGTGATGAATCTGGACAGCCGGCTCTTGTCTTTTCCTCTTTATGTGTGCTGTAACTTCCTCTACACTTCTCCGTCCAATGAGAGGAGAGGTGACACACCAGAGCCAGAGAGCAGCATCGCCCGCAGTGGGTCGTGA
- the stoml2 gene encoding stomatin-like protein 2, mitochondrial — translation MLRTVVCRAGSGLLKHSRQTVPALWRTQAQQRWASSLPMNTVVLFVPQQEAWVVERMGRFHRILEPGLNFLIPILDKIRYVQSLKEIVIDVPEQSAVSLDNVTLQIDGVLYLRILDPFKASYGVEDPEYAVTQLAQTTMRSELGKLTLDKVFRERESLNSNIVHSINQASDEWGIRCLRYEIKDIHVPPRVKESMQMQVEAERKKRATVLESEGHREAAINVAEGRKQAQILASEGQKAEQINKAAGEANAVLAKAEAKAKAIRLLSEALTLQNGNAAASLSVAEQYVSAFSNLAKESNTILLPSNTGDISSMVTQAMAIYGSLSKTKTQSTAGSTPPETLEVTLEGNTVSETETAQKY, via the exons CATTCACGTCAAACAGTGCCTGCGTTGTGGAGAACTCAAGCTCAGCAGCGATGGGCGTCCAGCCTTCCTATGAACACTGTAGTTCTGTTCGTACCCCAGCAGGAGGCTTGGGTAGTGGAGCGGATGGGCCGTTTCCACCGAATTCTGGAACCA GGTCTAAATTTTTTAATTCCAATCTTGGACAAAATTAGATATGTGCAAAGCCTCAAAGAGATCGTGATAGATGTGCCAGAGCAGTCAGCAGTTTCCCTTG ACAATGTGACTTTGCAGATAGATGGAGTTTTATATCTCAGGATACTTGATCCTTTTAAG GCCAGCTATGGTGTGGAGGACCCAGAATATGCCGTCACCCAGCTGGCACAGACCACAATGAGATCAGAGTTGGGAAAACTGACCCTGGACAAAGTGTTTAGG GAAAGAGAGTCCCTGAATTCCAATATTGTCCACTCGATAAACCAGGCATCAGATGAATGGGGGATTCGATGTCTTCGATACGAGATCAAAGACATTCACGTTCCTCCACGGGTAAAAGAGTCTATGCAAATGCAG GTTGAAGCCGAGCGGAAAAAGAGAGCCACCGTTCTGGAATCAGAGGGGCACAGAGAGGCGGCCATCAATGTGGCAGAGGGTCGCAAACAGGCTCAGATTCTGGCGTCTGAGGGACAGAAGGCTGAACAGATTAACAAAGCTGCTg GTGAAGCAAATGCTGTTTTGGCTAAAGCTGAGGCAAAGGCCAAAGCCATCCGGCTGCTGTCCGAGGCGCTCACTCTGCAG AATGGAAACGCTGCAGCATCTTTAAGTGTGGCCGAACAGTACGTCTCTGCTTTCTCCAACCTGGCCAAGGAGTCCAACACCATCTTACTGCCCTCAAACACAGGAGACATCAGCAGTATGGTCACTCAG GCCATGGCGATTTATGGAAGTTTATCGAAGACAAAAACTCAGAGCACAGCAGGCAGCACGCCCCCTGAGACCTTAGAGGTGACCTTGGAAGGAAatacagtgtctgaaacagaaACTGCACAGAAATACTGA
- the pcyox1 gene encoding LOW QUALITY PROTEIN: prenylcysteine oxidase 1 (The sequence of the model RefSeq protein was modified relative to this genomic sequence to represent the inferred CDS: deleted 1 base in 1 codon), protein MALRHLSVKALLFLGLCQVGRRGFASAPEVREAPKKIAIIGGGIGGTAAAFFLRQEFGPGVKIEVFEAGTVGGRLATENIGGYEYEIGGSIIHPLNLHMKYFLDRLGMSPRADVASKLAIFDGKELTFEESDWFIVNFIRMLWRYGFSFIRMHMWVEGILDKFMRIYQYQQFGYSFSSMEKLLHAMGGDSFLTLVNQTLEEAMLAEGFSQVFLNEMVAPITRVNYGQSVRISGFAGAVALAGAEPGLWAVDGGNKLVCSGLLYHSKAELVPARVTTISMKMRPSKTGSVTNFYEVNYVGESGAAHALYDIVVVATPLHQDVSEINFLGFSPPIPSHFPGRYHQTVATLVHGLLNVSFLGTTDKPEDFFFSDVLTLDTKPPDIQSLSSLDPVKIPKGYSPSPASQRKVWKIFSPQPLSQKHLQQIFLSWDSVSEKRWLAYPSYSPPQRRTPPFILHEHLYYLNAVEWAASAMEMSAISARNLALLSHHRWYQQTGKIDQEDLHTRLRGEL, encoded by the exons ATGGCTCTGAGACACCTTTCGGTGAAGGCTCTCCTCTTTCTTGGGCTTTGTCAAGTTGGGCGCAGGGGTTTTGCCTCTGCTCCTGAAGTCAGAGAGGCACCCAAGAAAATCG CAATAATTGGGGGTGGTATTGGAGGCACGGCAGCTGCGTTTTTCTTGAGACAAGAGTTTGGGCCAGGAGTGAAGATCGAAGTGTTTGAGGCGGGGACTGTCGGAGGGCGTCTGGCCACTGAGAACATTGGAGGATACGAGTATGAGATAGGGGGATCCATTATTCACCCCCTTAACCTGCACATGAAGTATTTTCTGGACAGACTCG GTATGTCACCTCGTGCTGATGTAGCTTCTAAACTGGCTATATTTGACGGGAAGGAGCTGACCTTTGAAGAGAGTGACTGGTTCATCGTGAATTTCATACGCATGCTGTGGAGATATGGATTCAGCTTCATTCGAATGCATATGTGGGTGGAGGGCATACTGGACAAGTTTATGAG GATATATCAGTACCAGCAGTTTGGCTACTCATTCTCCAGCATGGAGAAGCTGCTGCATGCTATGGGTGGAGACAGTTTCCTCACTCTGGTCAATCAGACGCTGGAAGAGGCCATGCTGGCTGAGGGCTTTTCTCAGGTCTTTCTCAATGAAATGGTAGCACCCATCACACGAGTCAACTATGGCCAAAGTGTCCGAATCAGTGGATTTGCGG GTGCTGTTGCACTAGCAGGAGCCGAGCCAGGGTTGTGGGCAGTGGATGGAGGGAATAAGTTGGTTTGTTCCGGACTTTTGTATCACAGCAAAGCCGAACTTGTTCCAGCTCGTGTGACTACCATCTCTATGAAGATGAGACCATCTAAAACTG GTTCAGTAACAAATTTCTATGAGGTGAACTACGTTGGTGAGTCTGGTGCCGCCCATGCCTTGTACGACATAGTTGTAGTTGCCACACCTCTCCACCAGGACGTGTCTGAGATCAACTTCTTAGGCTTTTCTCCACCCATTCCATCCCACTTCCCTGGCCGTTACCACCAAACGGTGGCCACGCTGGTCCACGGTCTGCTCAATGTGTCCTTTCTGGGCACCACAGACAAGCCGGAAGACTTCTTCTTTTCCGATGTCCTCACGCTGGAT ACAAAGCCTCCTGACATCCAGAGCCTGAGCTCTCTGGACCCGGTGAAGATTCCCAAGGGCTACAGCCCCAGCCCTGCTAGCCAAAGAAAAGTATGGAAGATCTTCTCCCCCCAGCCTCTTTCTCAGAAGCATCTGCAGCAAATCTTCCTTTCCTGGGACTCCGTGTCAGAGAAGCGCTGGCTTGCGTACCCCTCCTACAGCCCGCCGCAGCGCAGGACCCCTCCCTTCATCCTCCATGAGCACCTTTACTACCTCAATGCCGTGGAGTGGGCGGCCAGTGCAATGGAGATGAGCGCTATTTCCGCCCGTAATCTGGCCCTGCTCTCCCATCACCGCTGGTACCAGCAGACAGGCAAAATCGACCAGGAGGATCTGCACACCCGACTCAGAGGTGAACTTTGA
- the fam136a gene encoding protein FAM136A — protein sequence MAEAQQARVQKAVEDMVQSLEKDHIRKMQGRMFRCSAECCERPGESMNQVHQCIERCHTPLAKAQGLVTSELEQFQDRLTRCTMNCNDKAKDLFDSGAKEPAVRALMDRCVSSCVDEHLNLLPSMMRRLKDSLNSIPQ from the exons ATGGCAGAGGCACAGCAGGCTCGCGTGCAGAAGGCAGTGGAGGACATGGTTCAGAGTCTGGAGAAAGATCACATCCGGAAGATGCAG gGCCGCATGTTCCGCTGCAGTGCAGAGTGTTGTGAGCGTCCTGGTGAATCCATGAATCAGGTGCACCAGTGTATAGAGCGCTGCCACACACCGCTGGCTAAAGCTCAAGGACTGGTCACTAGTGAGCTCGAGCAGTTTCAG GATCGTCTCACGAGGTGTACGATGAACTGTAACGACAAAGCCAAGGACCTGTTTGACTCCGGGGCGAAGGAGCCTGCTGTGCGGGCGCTGATGGACAGGTGTGTGAGCAGTTGTGTGGACGAGCACCTGAACCTGCTGCCCAGTATGATGCGCAGACTGAAGGACAGCTTGAACTCAATACCTCAGTGA